A single genomic interval of Streptomyces showdoensis harbors:
- a CDS encoding LacI family DNA-binding transcriptional regulator, producing the protein MHSPEPFHGSRPTSRDVARAAGVSQATVSLVLGDKWRGRVSERTAGSVREAAAELGYRPNLAARNLRLGSTRTALLVVPALTNEFFAHVYTGAAVEAARHGFGVVLYPSPDGIGPAKDPFASAQAALDGVLASSMATDALKAFQGTDLPLVMLDSDPADPGAAAHVNLDVADGMRRVTGHLLDLGHRSYLHLASAVPSWTFDARAAVLADALRGSELRTARAQLNVAAAWEAAHQALTAPGPRPTAVICDDDILAAGVYKAARRLGLRIPEDLSVTGFDDMALATALEPELTTVRLPAEEFGGRGMAALLAALSGERPEPAVLPVELAVRGSSGPAPAA; encoded by the coding sequence GTGCACAGCCCGGAACCCTTCCACGGGAGCCGCCCCACCAGCCGGGACGTCGCCAGGGCGGCCGGCGTCTCCCAGGCCACCGTCTCCCTCGTCCTCGGCGACAAATGGCGCGGCCGCGTCTCCGAACGCACCGCCGGCTCCGTCCGCGAGGCCGCCGCCGAACTCGGCTACCGGCCCAACCTCGCCGCCCGCAACCTCCGCCTCGGCAGCACCAGGACCGCACTCCTGGTCGTCCCCGCCCTCACCAACGAGTTCTTCGCCCACGTCTACACCGGCGCCGCCGTCGAGGCCGCCCGCCACGGCTTCGGCGTCGTGCTCTACCCCTCCCCCGACGGCATCGGACCCGCCAAGGACCCCTTCGCCTCCGCCCAGGCCGCCCTGGACGGCGTCCTCGCCTCCTCCATGGCCACCGACGCCCTCAAGGCCTTCCAGGGCACCGACCTGCCCCTCGTCATGCTCGACAGCGACCCCGCCGACCCCGGAGCCGCCGCCCACGTCAACCTCGACGTCGCCGACGGCATGCGCCGGGTCACCGGCCACCTCCTGGACCTCGGCCACCGCAGCTACCTCCACCTGGCGTCCGCCGTCCCCTCCTGGACCTTCGACGCCCGGGCCGCCGTCCTCGCCGACGCACTGCGCGGAAGCGAGCTGCGCACCGCGCGGGCCCAGCTGAACGTCGCCGCCGCCTGGGAGGCCGCCCACCAGGCCCTCACCGCCCCCGGCCCCCGCCCCACGGCCGTCATCTGCGACGACGACATCCTCGCGGCCGGCGTCTACAAGGCCGCCCGCCGGCTCGGCCTGCGCATCCCCGAGGACCTCTCGGTCACCGGCTTCGACGACATGGCCCTCGCCACCGCCCTCGAACCGGAGCTGACCACCGTACGGCTGCCCGCCGAGGAGTTCGGCGGACGGGGCATGGCGGCCCTCCTCGCGGCCCTGTCGGGCGAACGGCCCGAGCCGGCCGTCCTCCCCGTCGAACTGGCCGTCCGCGGCTCCTCCGGCCCGGCCCCGGCCGCCTGA
- the prcA gene encoding proteasome subunit alpha, whose protein sequence is MSTPFYVSPQQAMADRAEYARKGIARGRSLVVLQYADGIVFVGENPSRALHKFSEIYDRIGFAAAGKYNEYENLRIGGVRYADLRGYTYDRDDVTARGLANVYAQTLGTIFSSAGEKPYEVELVVAEVGAEPEGDQIYRLPHDGSIVDEHGSVAVGGNAEQISSFLDQRHRDGMSLAEALKLAVQALSRDTNGTEREIPAERLEVAVLDRTRPQQRKFKRIVGRQLVRLLGADDAAVAKTDDPSDEAAEE, encoded by the coding sequence GTGTCCACGCCGTTCTATGTCTCACCCCAGCAGGCCATGGCCGACCGGGCGGAGTACGCCCGCAAGGGCATCGCCCGGGGACGCAGCCTGGTCGTCCTCCAGTACGCCGACGGCATCGTCTTCGTCGGCGAGAACCCGTCCCGCGCGCTGCACAAGTTCAGCGAGATCTACGACCGGATCGGCTTCGCCGCCGCCGGCAAGTACAACGAGTACGAGAACCTGCGGATCGGCGGTGTGCGCTACGCGGACCTGCGCGGCTACACCTACGACCGCGACGACGTGACGGCCCGCGGTCTGGCCAACGTCTACGCCCAGACGCTGGGCACCATCTTCTCCAGCGCGGGCGAGAAGCCCTACGAGGTGGAGCTGGTGGTCGCCGAGGTCGGCGCGGAGCCGGAGGGCGACCAGATCTACCGGCTGCCGCACGACGGCTCGATCGTGGACGAGCACGGCTCGGTCGCGGTCGGCGGCAACGCGGAGCAGATCAGCTCCTTCCTGGACCAGCGGCACCGCGACGGGATGTCCCTCGCCGAGGCGCTGAAGCTGGCCGTGCAGGCGCTCTCGCGGGACACCAACGGCACCGAGCGGGAGATTCCCGCGGAGCGCCTGGAGGTGGCGGTCCTGGACCGTACGCGCCCGCAGCAGCGCAAGTTCAAGCGGATCGTCGGCCGGCAGCTGGTGCGCCTGCTGGGTGCGGACGACGCGGCCGTGGCCAAGACGGACGATCCGTCCGACGAGGCGGCCGAGGAGTAG